In Melanotaenia boesemani isolate fMelBoe1 chromosome 18, fMelBoe1.pri, whole genome shotgun sequence, the following proteins share a genomic window:
- the LOC121629186 gene encoding uncharacterized protein LOC121629186 isoform X4 produces the protein MQCTRTSSIIKECTRTSQQVTDAVNSISLEGKTRQRHRMIKFLGVPAGSAGLQLWLERVGGTPQQPCPQRKSCSMKKGQIITISRRLPRDGPFQTYRDLQNHWNRLYGYRLPELAEEEVVYCSIYFRPVGERLFTYPLSCIRLQPLQRFPRVDLQGALDSFLSDIRDKLQSVCSFPARLTSRPCYRTVSLNTAASVQVLIGEQINLTTSVSFRPVLTQLPPPPPPPAQPVWTSFGLQLPASAPPCQQHRVQDLQENGCGFGKELTQNQAHKEDGVWSSSSSSLSSVSSSHVSLSDSSGYRSDLSFSQSSSSLQHFQPASSLSSSSSSSFLPFFQPASSLTSSFSPSVIPPPSQSQVNSTPTLLPIFGNKNPSRHVNVALLKAQKQKEQLGGGGEKRGRVTLPTFVRKTLINASSPFPTSSSASLPRPPPVVPRFSRRPKLHGSMAQKPSAHPKVTHISSLSPASKLKPAIILTPKPEIKPRTKSSIKRSSSTGSAVTNSKDETEETKQPAAPADITNKNPSSSKKKVVFKLNSKKPRTAVEDVDVEDVARSNQLSKLNSATLLQWLKQRGIPVTAKLRKEELMMKVMSRLAEA, from the exons atgcagtgCACAAGAACTTCCAGCATTATAAAAGAGTGCACACGCACTTCCCAGCAGGTGACAGATGCTGTCAACAGCATCTCATTAGAGGGGAAGACACGCCAAAGGCACCGGATGATAAAG ttcttgggtgttccagctgggtcgGCGGGGCTGCAGCTATGGTTGGAGAGGGTTGGAGGGACTccacagcagccgtgtcctcagaggaagtcctgcag cATGAAGAAAGGTCAGATTATCACCATCAGCCGCCGGCTGCCCAGAGACGGACCGTTTCAGACCTACAGAGACCTGCAGAACCACTGGAACCGCCTG taCGGTTACAGACTTCCTGAGCTAGCAGAGGAGGAGGTAGTGTACTGCAGCATCTACTTCAGACCGGTGGGAGAGAGACTCTTCAC CTACCCTCTGAGCTGCATCCGCCTGCAGCCCTTGCAGCGCTTTCCTCGGGTCGACCTGCAGGGGGCGCTGGACTCCTTCCTGTCTGACATCAGGGACAAACTACAGAGCGTGTGCAGCTTCCCTGCACGTCTGACCAGCAGACCCTGTTACCGCACCGTCAGCCTGAACACGGCTGCATCCgtacag gtgCTGATTGGTGAGCAGATCAACCTGACCACCTCTGTCTCCTTCAGACCTGTTCTCACCcagctccctcctcctcctcctcctcctgcccaACCAGTGTGGACCTCCTTCGGACTGCAGCTTCCGGCCTCTGCCCCTCCCTGCCAGCAGCACAGAGTTCAAGATCTCCAGGAAAATGGATGTGGATTTGGGAAGGAGCTGACACAAAACCAAGCACACAAAGAAGATGGAGTCtggtcttcatcatcatcatccctttCCTCCGTCTCCTCCTCACATGTTTCCCTGTCTGATTCCTCGGGCTACCGCTCTGATCTTTCCTTCTCCCaatcctcctcttctctccaaCACTTCCAGCCAGCTTCAtctctctcttcttcctcctcatcttcttttcttcctttcttccaGCCAGCTTCATCCCTTACCTCCTCCTTTTCCCCCTCAGTCATCCCTCCCCCGAGTCAAAGCCAGGTAAACTCGACTCCCACGCTGCTTCCCATCTTCGGGAACAAAAATCCATCACGCCACGTCAACGTTGCTCTTCTGAAGGCCCAGAAGCAGAAGGAGCAGCTTGGGGGTGGAGGGGAGAAGCGAGGGAGGGTGACGTTACCAACTTTTGTGAGGAAGACTCTCATCAATGCTTCTTCTCCTTTTCCCACCTCATCATCTGCCTCCCTCCCTCGTCCTCCCCCAGTTGTCCCTCGGTTTAGCCGCCGACCTAAACTCCACGGCAGTATGGCTCAGAAGCCATCAGCCCACCCCAAAGTCACCCACATCTCCAGCCTCAGTCCTGCATCAAAGCTTAAACCCGCGATTATCCTCACTCCAAAGCCAGAGATCAAGCCTAGAAccaagtccagcattaagaggtCCAGTTCTACAGGCAGTGCTGTCACCAACTCCAAGGATGAAACCGAGGAGACTAAGCAACCAGCAGCACCTGCTGACATCACCAACAAGAATCCATCCAGCAGTAAGAAG AAAGTTGTTTTCAAGCTAAACTCCAAGAAACCCCGAACTGCAGTGGAAGATGTGGACGTGGAGGACGTGGCTAGAAGCAATCAG tTGTCCAAACTGAACTCTGCGACTCTGCTGCAGTGGCTGAAACAGAGAGGAATTCCTGTAACAGCCAAACTCAGGAAGGAGGAGCTGATGATGAAGGTCATGAGCCGTCTGGCTGAGGCCTGA
- the LOC121629186 gene encoding uncharacterized protein LOC121629186 isoform X3 — MQCTRTSSIIKECTRTSQQVTDAVNSISLEGKTRQRHRMIKFLGVPAGSAGLQLWLERVGGTPQQPCPQRKSCRCSWTQPTRLTSMKKGQIITISRRLPRDGPFQTYRDLQNHWNRLYGYRLPELAEEEVVYCSIYFRPVGERLFTYPLSCIRLQPLQRFPRVDLQGALDSFLSDIRDKLQSVCSFPARLTSRPCYRTVSLNTAASVQVLIGEQINLTTSVSFRPVLTQLPPPPPPPAQPVWTSFGLQLPASAPPCQQHRVQDLQENGCGFGKELTQNQAHKEDGVWSSSSSSLSSVSSSHVSLSDSSGYRSDLSFSQSSSSLQHFQPASSLSSSSSSSFLPFFQPASSLTSSFSPSVIPPPSQSQVNSTPTLLPIFGNKNPSRHVNVALLKAQKQKEQLGGGGEKRGRVTLPTFVRKTLINASSPFPTSSSASLPRPPPVVPRFSRRPKLHGSMAQKPSAHPKVTHISSLSPASKLKPAIILTPKPEIKPRTKSSIKRSSSTGSAVTNSKDETEETKQPAAPADITNKNPSSSKKKVVFKLNSKKPRTAVEDVDVEDVARSNQLSKLNSATLLQWLKQRGIPVTAKLRKEELMMKVMSRLAEA, encoded by the exons atgcagtgCACAAGAACTTCCAGCATTATAAAAGAGTGCACACGCACTTCCCAGCAGGTGACAGATGCTGTCAACAGCATCTCATTAGAGGGGAAGACACGCCAAAGGCACCGGATGATAAAG ttcttgggtgttccagctgggtcgGCGGGGCTGCAGCTATGGTTGGAGAGGGTTGGAGGGACTccacagcagccgtgtcctcagaggaagtcctgcaggtgcagctggACACAACCAACACGTTTAACGAG cATGAAGAAAGGTCAGATTATCACCATCAGCCGCCGGCTGCCCAGAGACGGACCGTTTCAGACCTACAGAGACCTGCAGAACCACTGGAACCGCCTG taCGGTTACAGACTTCCTGAGCTAGCAGAGGAGGAGGTAGTGTACTGCAGCATCTACTTCAGACCGGTGGGAGAGAGACTCTTCAC CTACCCTCTGAGCTGCATCCGCCTGCAGCCCTTGCAGCGCTTTCCTCGGGTCGACCTGCAGGGGGCGCTGGACTCCTTCCTGTCTGACATCAGGGACAAACTACAGAGCGTGTGCAGCTTCCCTGCACGTCTGACCAGCAGACCCTGTTACCGCACCGTCAGCCTGAACACGGCTGCATCCgtacag gtgCTGATTGGTGAGCAGATCAACCTGACCACCTCTGTCTCCTTCAGACCTGTTCTCACCcagctccctcctcctcctcctcctcctgcccaACCAGTGTGGACCTCCTTCGGACTGCAGCTTCCGGCCTCTGCCCCTCCCTGCCAGCAGCACAGAGTTCAAGATCTCCAGGAAAATGGATGTGGATTTGGGAAGGAGCTGACACAAAACCAAGCACACAAAGAAGATGGAGTCtggtcttcatcatcatcatccctttCCTCCGTCTCCTCCTCACATGTTTCCCTGTCTGATTCCTCGGGCTACCGCTCTGATCTTTCCTTCTCCCaatcctcctcttctctccaaCACTTCCAGCCAGCTTCAtctctctcttcttcctcctcatcttcttttcttcctttcttccaGCCAGCTTCATCCCTTACCTCCTCCTTTTCCCCCTCAGTCATCCCTCCCCCGAGTCAAAGCCAGGTAAACTCGACTCCCACGCTGCTTCCCATCTTCGGGAACAAAAATCCATCACGCCACGTCAACGTTGCTCTTCTGAAGGCCCAGAAGCAGAAGGAGCAGCTTGGGGGTGGAGGGGAGAAGCGAGGGAGGGTGACGTTACCAACTTTTGTGAGGAAGACTCTCATCAATGCTTCTTCTCCTTTTCCCACCTCATCATCTGCCTCCCTCCCTCGTCCTCCCCCAGTTGTCCCTCGGTTTAGCCGCCGACCTAAACTCCACGGCAGTATGGCTCAGAAGCCATCAGCCCACCCCAAAGTCACCCACATCTCCAGCCTCAGTCCTGCATCAAAGCTTAAACCCGCGATTATCCTCACTCCAAAGCCAGAGATCAAGCCTAGAAccaagtccagcattaagaggtCCAGTTCTACAGGCAGTGCTGTCACCAACTCCAAGGATGAAACCGAGGAGACTAAGCAACCAGCAGCACCTGCTGACATCACCAACAAGAATCCATCCAGCAGTAAGAAG AAAGTTGTTTTCAAGCTAAACTCCAAGAAACCCCGAACTGCAGTGGAAGATGTGGACGTGGAGGACGTGGCTAGAAGCAATCAG tTGTCCAAACTGAACTCTGCGACTCTGCTGCAGTGGCTGAAACAGAGAGGAATTCCTGTAACAGCCAAACTCAGGAAGGAGGAGCTGATGATGAAGGTCATGAGCCGTCTGGCTGAGGCCTGA